The genomic DNA aaaaagaatgaatatggaatgaatgaataaggaaTTTGGCTTTAAAACCAAGCACTGGGGAATCAAAGGCCATTCAGCTAGGCTACTAAATTTGACAATTAAATAGAAATTTTCTTCTAGACTTGCTTATGCAATAGATGAACATAATCTAGGCTAGGATAGGCTACAAAttttgaaatattaaaaaaaagtcccTCACCTCTGGCTCCTTCTGGACGAAAGGATAGGAGGCAGCATCATGCTCGAGCTCTTCTGCAAACTCATCTGAATATTCAGATGAGTCGTCACACAGTGCAGGATTGTCGGCAGCCTCCTCATCGCTGCTGCTCGCCTCAACtggctcagacctcctcctcctctttgccgcCTGTCGTGCCTcctgctctctcttcttctctctcttcttctcctccgacctccgcttcttctcctctctggctgctttcttctcctccttctcccgcagCTGGCCAAGAGCCTCATCATCCTCAGTCAGGATGCAGGCGCGGATCTTCTTGCGCCCTCTGGCAGCAGGGCGGGGAGGAGCCTTCGGGTAGGGCTGCACAGCTTCGGGAGTGACGTCGAGAATTGGAGGAGATGAAGCTGTTGGAGTTGGAGTCTGCCGAGGTTGGGGTGCTGCTTCAGGAGTGCTAGCCGCTGAAGCAGAGAAGGCTGGTGACATCCTACCTATTCCAGATGGTCCAGGCTGAGGTTGGTCAGGCTCCGATGAAGATGGTGTCAAGGGTGCGGCAAGAGTTTGTggcaaatcatcatcatcatcaggagggGCCTGCTCTGTGACTTCTGCCCCAGCAAACGCATCATCTGGAAAGATGTTGCGGTTGACGGGAAAGATGCCAGTAGCGCGAAACCCATTGGTGATGTTGGTGACATTACAAACCTTGTCCCAGGCCTTGCACGCCATCTCTGGCAACATATGTTCCGTGATGGGCACGTGAGGGTTTGAGAGTTTGAAATCGTCCTGAATGGATCGCAGGACAGACTTGAAGGGGCCAAAGACACTTACATCTAATGGCTGGAGTTTGGCTGTAGTATGAGGTGGCAGCGTGACAATTACGATGCCATGCTGTATCGCATACTCAACCGCATGAATGCTCATGTGACACTCGGCATTGTCCATTATCAGCAGTATCTTATTCTCCACTGAAGAATAAGACACCTTATGGAGATGCTCGAGTGTCTGCACGAAACGCTCATGGTCCATCCA from Eriocheir sinensis breed Jianghai 21 chromosome 20, ASM2467909v1, whole genome shotgun sequence includes the following:
- the LOC127001105 gene encoding uncharacterized protein LOC127001105 isoform X2, whose product is MVPMPRNYQPRNILTTDRTNLEKAFNHRIETGCSIRTACNLFGVKASTLGDAFTRSLKESDGRTFVPKHQNIKKVFTDAQEHFIEEYSIKIARMFYGLPTRAFRRMVLKYAEAVGSPAIPDVWRREGMATRDWYYGYMFRHPRLALKAPEGMSLSRAMAFNRVNVEVFFKAYVEAVERHSFMPARIFNLDESGLSTVMKPCKVVCERGRPVASQVARERGNHMTFVGIVNAAGQGFPPVFIIARKKMNADFQRGATPGTTVLLQANGWMDHERFVQTLEHLHKVSYSSVENKILLIMDNAECHMSIHAVEYAIQHGIVIVTLPPHTTAKLQPLDVSVFGPFKSVLRSIQDDFKLSNPHVPITEHMLPEMACKAWDKVCNVTNITNGFRATGIFPVNRNIFPDDAFAGAEVTEQAPPDDDDDLPQTLAAPLTPSSSEPDQPQPGPSGIGRMSPAFSASAASTPEAAPQPRQTPTPTASSPPILDVTPEAVQPYPKAPPRPAARGRKKIRACILTEDDEALGQLREKEEKKAAREEKKRRSEEKKREKKREQEARQAAKRRRRSEPVEASSSDEEAADNPALCDDSSEYSDEFAEELEHDAASYPFVQKEPEVRDFFLIFQNL